The genome window ttgctTAGTTatgaaatactttttgatttttgaatttaagcaagctgactcttgaTGGTCTCTTGATTTTTCGTTTCcagccgggacgagaacaaaggagtgaggcctccctcgagagctttctgAAACCCTAACACTTCTGAAGAAGGTCATCCTTTATTGCAGGGGTTCACCACGTGTTTGAAACAAGCTTCAGTCGTACCTTCAGCCTGCTAGAGAGCCAGAGGGAGTTTGTGGAGCGTTTCCAGAGgaaggagcaggacagcaagaGTCTGCCCATGCTGACATCGGCCTGTCCAGGTATCTCTCCTGTTTTCCATTCAGCTCTCTACCGAATACGCTTtcagtgcctttttttttaactgtagacttatttttttattcttccaaTGTGAAGTTTCATGGACCCAAATTAATTCTATTTGTTATGATTTCAGTGTAAGTTCAAACACATCtcccactgcatgtgtgtgtgtgtgtgtgtgtgtgtgtgtgtgtgtgtgtgtgtgtgtgtgatttgctcAGGTTGGATTTGCTATGCAGAGAAGACCCACGGGGAGTTTGTTCTTCCTTACATTAGTACCACTCGCTCTCCCCAGCAGATGATGGGTTCCCTAGTTAAAGGCTATTTTGCTGAACAACAGGTACTGTACATCAGATATGGCATATATATGGCATATATATCTATCCACATACTGCTTTTAGATAATATAAAGAGTTGTTCATTGCCTGTGTGGTGTCAGGGGCTGAGTCCACAGCAGATCTACCATGTAGCAGTAATGCCCTGCTTTGACAAGAAACTGGAGGCCTCGAGGCCGGACTTCTACCTGGACGAAGCTGAGACTCGAGAAGTGGACTGTGTTATCACATCTGGTACAGTAACAACTGTTACAATGCTCTTTGTTGACATAAACCTGGTGTGTCATTTCTTTTATACTTTTCTCGTGTTGTTCCTCACGTCTCGCATAGGAGAGGTTCAGAAAATGCTGGAGGAGAAAAATGTGTCCCTCAACGATGTGGAACCTGCACCCTTAGACACATTGTGAGTTTGTTTTCGTCAGCGCAATTGCCGAAGGAATAGATAAACTCCCACGCTGAATGTTATTCTTGACCCAGGTTCAGCAGTGTGAGTGAAGATGAGTTCCTGAAGCATTCTGGGAGCGGGTCGGGGGGTTACCTCCATCACGTCTTCACTTATGCAGCCAAGCAGTTGTTTGGAGAGGAAGTGAAGGAGCTGACCTATAAGACCCTGCGGTGAGTCTGCCTCTGCTTTAAGAAGCTTGGCTGCTTTGTGGTAACTTAGGGGAACAGCCAAGCTTGAGTTGGGAAAACCTTAATTTTTTAGAAAGCTCTACGTAGGCTAAGAGGAAGCGTCGATGATCTGCCGTATGCAAGCTATCCAACCTCAAACCCTCTGTTACAGGAATAAAGACTTCCAGGAAGTGACTCTAGAGAAAGACGGAGTTGTCCTGTTGTCCTTTGCTTCCACATACGGCTTCCGCAACATCCAGAACCTGGTGCAGAAACTCAAGAGAGGGAAGTCTCCATACCACTTTGTGGAAGTTATGGCCTGTCCAGCAGGTAAATGGAAATATGCAGAGACAAACCTTCCCTGTACGGGTGCTGTTACTCACTGTTACTATTTGCTTCATTGCTCAAGATCATATTTTGAGTTGTTTGAATtcaatatattttatgtttttaattcttTGATAACTGACAAGCACAACTTGCATACAGGTCTCACCAGCACTTAGTAAATTGATGTTTGCAAGTAAAATAATAAGCAATAATTCGAGAATGCTTCTTCGTGCCTCCTGTTCATATTCAGGCTGTTTAAATGGTGGTGGACAGGTGAAGCCGCTACCCGGTCAGAACCCCAAGGAGCTTCTCCAGAAGGTTGAGGAGCTCTACATGGCAGAGCGCCCCCTGTCGCCAGAAGACGACACCCGCGTGGCCGAGCTGTATCAGTCGTGGCTCCACACTGTTGGGGAGGACAGAGCCAAGGAGCTGCTGCACACTCGCTACCACACCGTGGAGAAGATGACAAACGGACTCACTATGAAGTGGTGAAGAAAGATTTTGCCGCAAACCATCAATCTGAGAGAATATCCGTAAACACGGATAGCTGAACCGTCCAAATGTGCGAAGTCTGACTAAGCGTGTCTCTTCGGAGGGAAGTGTTATGTACGAGCTGGTTTGACGAACAACTTTTTATGACTGTCCTGACAAATTGTTCATCATTTTTGTGGCATCTATTACACTGAAAATGTTAACTGAAATCACACACGCAAAAGGAATCATTACTTGTTTATCTAACCTTCTGTATATTCACAAATAAAGACTATATTTAATTGTAGCTGCTGGTTTTggacattttgaaaagacatATGTCAAACAGAATATCGATCAGACTCATCTCTTATTAAATCACTTTTTActttgatgttttattataaactatTTCAATTCATGATAATGCAAACTGTTACTTCAACCATAACACAATTTATCCAACTCCTATTTCAAAATATAGTGTATATAAGACAGCGTTATACACAAATTAACTTAAATTGCATTTATGGTAAAATCAAGTGTGAGTTGAGAGAGTCAAACTGCGAAGTGATAAATTCCGGTATGcctgaaatgaaatgattagAAAGCAAAGTAAAATGTCCTGGCAGTGATCAGGCAGAAAATAATACAAGAATACAATTGCACCGCCAATACAAATTATGAAGGaagttgctttatttttttcgcAGAACAGTTATTTAAAGCATGACCTACACAAAGTTACAGTTGTGGATTTAGTTTGTACAATTTttagttatttcatttttggaaTATTTAATGAAGCATTCAGCCAGGAAAAATCCAGATTTTAGAAACCGCTGTTCAATATGGAAAAACAAACTCACCTTTCGCAAAACGGTAGAGTATTCATTTAGAGTATTTCTACAGCAACGAGCAATTAATTTAAAGTGACGGGTATACACATTTGGAGTACTCAAAACGCTACAAGCaccaaaacaaaatattaataCATTGTTTTCAAATGACTCAAATTACAATATTTAAAAGACTTTGTTTTATCCTTATCCAGCTGCGACGCCCGg of Gasterosteus aculeatus chromosome 11, fGasAcu3.hap1.1, whole genome shotgun sequence contains these proteins:
- the narfl gene encoding cytosolic Fe-S cluster assembly factor narfl, which codes for MVFVTRVKDSFYDTIVNNEHFTAVNMASVFSGVLQLTDLDDFITPSQECVKPVKVEKKQGKSVAKIQIEDDGSYVQVNQDGGKQKLEKAKITLNDCLACSGCITSAESVLITQQSHQELLKVLLNNKSSATEQKVVVVSVSPQSRASLAARFDLSSGEAGRRLTSFFKGLGVHHVFETSFSRTFSLLESQREFVERFQRKEQDSKSLPMLTSACPGWICYAEKTHGEFVLPYISTTRSPQQMMGSLVKGYFAEQQGLSPQQIYHVAVMPCFDKKLEASRPDFYLDEAETREVDCVITSGEVQKMLEEKNVSLNDVEPAPLDTLFSSVSEDEFLKHSGSGSGGYLHHVFTYAAKQLFGEEVKELTYKTLRNKDFQEVTLEKDGVVLLSFASTYGFRNIQNLVQKLKRGKSPYHFVEVMACPAGCLNGGGQVKPLPGQNPKELLQKVEELYMAERPLSPEDDTRVAELYQSWLHTVGEDRAKELLHTRYHTVEKMTNGLTMKW